Sequence from the Sphingobacteriaceae bacterium GW460-11-11-14-LB5 genome:
CAGTTCTTTATCAAAGTAAAACCATTGTGGGTGGTTTGCTTGGCGGTTTGTTCGGTGTGGAGCTAATAAAAAATATCATAGGTGTAAATATCGCCTCTGGTGATATCTATGTGATCCCGATTTTGGTAGCGTTGATTATAGGTCGTATTGGTTGCTTTTCAATGGGGATCGACGAGCCAACTTATGGTGTGCCGACTCGCTTTTTTATGGGTGTGGATCTGGGTGATGGCATCCTTCGGCATCCCATCATGCTCTACGAAATAATCTATCTATTGCTTTTGATTTTCCTTTTTAATCGCTTAAAACATAAAGAACTGATTAATGGAGATCGCTTTAAGTTATTGATGGTGTTATATTTCCTGTTCCGTTTTGTAATTGAATTTATAAAACCTTACCAATCATTATTTTTAAATTTAAGCAGTATTCATTGGTCTGCATTGTTTATTTTTATTTATTATTATAGATTCATTATCAGAATTTCGAAACAGATTTTACCTAAACAGTAAACATTATGGCCAATACCAGAGATTATATATACTACGATTATACCAAAAGTCTTTGTCCGGAATGTTTACAGCTTTGCGATGCAAAAATTGTTTTTCAGGACGCTAAGGTGTTTATGCTGAAAAACTGCAGGACGCATGGCGATAGCAAAGTAATGATCGCCGATGATGTAGAATATTACAAACAGATCCGGAATTACAATAAACAATCCGAAATGCCGCTTAAGTTTAATACCAAAGTGCATTACGGTTGCCCTTACGATTGCGGTTTATGTACCGATCATGAACAGCATTCATGTCTTACTGTAATAGAAGTTACCGATCGTTGCAATCTTGCCTGCCCTACCTGTTATGCCATGTCTTCGCCAAGTTATGGCAGACATAGAACTTTGGCTGAAATAGAACGGATGATGGATGTGGTGGTGGCCAACGAGGGTGAGCCCGATGTAGTTCAACTCTCAGGCGGAGAACCAACGGTACACCCCGAATTTTTTAAGATTTTAGATCTTGCCAAAACCAAACCCATTAAACACTTAATGGTAAATACCAACGGTATCAGGATTGCAAAGGATATTAATTTTGTCGAGAAACTGGCCAGTTATATGCCCGATTTTGAAATCTACCTACAGTTTGACAGTTTCAGTGCAGAAGTTTTAACCAAATTACGAGGCGAAGACCTTACTGAGGTACGGAGAAAAGCCATCGATCACCTCAATCAGTTTAATGTATCCACAACTTTGGTGGTTACTTTACAGAATGGATTGAACGATCATGAAATCGGTGATATATTGGATTATGCCCTTAAGCAGAAATGTGTTCGTGGGGTTACTTTCCAGCCTACTCAGGTGGCGGGAAGAAATGATGATTATAATGATCAACAGGGAAGGATCACCTTAACTGAGGTGCGCAGGAAAATTTATGAGCAATATCCAATCTTTACCCCGCAGGATTTAATCCCGGTGCCATGCAATCCCGATGCCTTGTGTATGGCCTATGCCTTAAAAATTGGCGATGAGGTGATCCCGATGACACATCTGATCAATCCGGAAGATTTACTCAACAATTCGAAAAACACCATCGTTTTCGAACATGATGAGAAATTGAAAGAACACATGCTTAACTTGTTTAGCACAGGTGTTTCAGTTGATTGTGCAGAAGATACCTTCGGCGAATTGATGTGCTGCCTGCCACGGGTAAAATCGGATAGTTTAAGTTATGATAATTTATTCCGGATCATCATCATGAATTTTATGGACCCGCTGGATTTTGATGTGCGTGCGGTTAAAAAATCCTGTGTGCACATTGTGAGCGATAAATACAAAATGGTACCCTTTGAAACCATGAATATTTTTTACCGCGACAATAAAATTGATCTGATCAGGGAAAAGTTAAATATGAACTAACATGGACGGCTTATTTGTATTATTCATTGTTTATTGCCTTACAGCAGTTGTACTCTTTGTGGTTGGCATTATTCAGATTATTATTAAATCGTCGAGAAACGAACCTCTTAAACCTGGACTAAAATTGCTTATTATTTCAGTAATTATGGTGATAATCGGTTTTGGTGCCTGTGCGGTATTGCTTGCCAACAGTTAATCTCAAATTTAAGCTCATGGAAATTTTTATTGTATATTGGGTAATCGTGGTATTGTTGTTTGTAATAGGCATCATTCAGATCATTGTAAAAGCTGCGAAAAAACAACCCGTTAAACCCGGCCTTAAATTAGTTATTGCATCAGTTATTATGCTGGTAATCGGAGCAGGGGCATGTGCAGTAATTCTATCCAATTTAAATATTAGCCATTAGTCATTTTTATTGTGAAGATAGTGGGTTTAACTTTCTCCTTTGGGCTTTAAATAATATCTTTGCGTTTTATAATTCTTGAACTAAGGTTTTAGCGCTTGCATGCCTCAAATCTCATGTCTAGAATCTCAAATCTCAATAAATGAAAATATCATATAACTGGTTAAAACAATTCGTACAGATCGATAAAACACCTCAGGAACTTTCGTTAATCCTTACCAATGTTGGGTTAGAAGTAGAAAGTGTAGAAAAAGTGCAGCCTGTTGTGGGTGGCTTAGAGGGATTGGTTATTGGCGAAGTATTAACTTGTGTTCAGCATCCCAATGCCGATCGTTTGCGCATTACTACGGTAAATGTTGGTGCTAAAGAAAACCTTCAGATTGTTTGCGGTGCGCCAAATGTAGGTGCTGGTCAAAAAGTGGTAGTGGCAACAGTGGGTACAACCGTATATCCATTAGAAGGTGAGCCTTTTAAAATAAAAGAATCCAAAATAAGGGGAGAACTTTCTCAGGGCATGATCTGTGCCGAAGATGAAATTGGTTTAGGTAAATCTCATGATGGGATTATGATCCTTGCCGGGGATACCGAAATTGGGATTCCTGCAAAAGAGCATTTCAAAATGGATGATGATTTTGTTTTCGAAATCGGATTAACACCAAACCGTGCTGATGCGGCTTCGCATTTAGGGGTGGCCAGAGATTTAGCTGCTTATTTCAGAAGCGAATATGAAATGCCTGATCTTTTAGCTTTTAAAACGGATAACGAAAACCTGGTTATTCCGGTAGAAGTAGAAGATTTAGCAGCTTGTCCACGTTACAGCAGCTTAACACTTTCTGGCGTTACCGTGAAAGAATCGCCAGAGTGGTTAAAAGATAAATTAAAGGTAATTGGTTTACGTCCCATCAATAATGTGGTTGATATTACCAATTATGTGCTTCATGGTTTAGGGCAGCCTTTGCATGCTTTCGATGCCGATAAAATTACCGGTGGAAAAGTAATCGTGAAAAAAGTTGCTGAAGGAACACCATTTGTAACACTTGATGATGTGGAACGTAAGTTAAATGCAGATGATTTAATGATCTGCAATGCTGAAGCACCAATGTGTATTGCGGGTGTTTTCGGTGGAAAATCTTCAGGAGTTGATGCCAGTACCAAAAATATTTTCTTAGAAAGTGCTTACTTTAATTCGGTTTCTGTACGTAAAACATCGAAAAGACATGGCTTAAAAACCGATGCCTCTTTCCGTTTTGAGCGTGGTACCGATCCTGAAATTACAGTTACGGCTTTAAAATATGCGGCTTTATTAATTAAAGAACTGGCAGGCGGAGAAATTTCTTCATCAGTTTCTGATATTTATCCAAGTCATATCAAGCCTTTCGAGTTTGAGGTAAGTTATAGCAACATCAATAAATTAATTGGCGCAAATATTCCATCAGCAGAGATTAAACACATTATTACGGCATTGGGTATATCGGCAACCAATACATCTGATGATACTTTGGCTTTAAGAGTTCCATCATTTAAAGTAGATGTTACCCGCGAATGCGACATTACAGAAGAAGTATTGCGTATTTACGGCTATAACAATATCGAAATTCCATCAAAGGTAAATGCATCGCTTTCTTACAGCATTAAACCTGAAAAAGAAAATACGCATAACGTAATTGCAGATATGCTTACTTCGAATGGTTATGCAGAAATTATGTGTAACTCGTTGACTAAATCGGCTTATTCGAAAAATTTAGACGAGGCGGTATTTATTTTAAACCCTTTAAGCAGCGATTTAAATGTGATGCGCCAGAATTTGTTGATGCCGGCATTAGAAAGCGTAGCTTATAACCAAAACCGTAAAAATGCTGATGTTAAGTTTTACGAATTCGGTAAAACCTATCATTTAATTAATGAGCAGTATGTAGAGCGTCCCAGGTTATTGTTGTTGATTTCAGGTGCAAAACAAAGCGAGCAATGGAATCATAATGCTAAACCAGCAACTTTCTATAATTTAAAATCGGCAGTTGATGCCATTATTTCGCGTTTAGGCATTGCAAGCTATCAATCTGATGTTTTAAATGATGAAAACTTTGCTTATGGCATTAAATATTTCCGTGGAGATAAATCCCTGGTAAGCTTTGGTGCTGTATCAAAAGCCGACCGTAAAGTAGCTGATGTAAACGCAGAGGTTTTTTATGCTGATTTTGATTGGGCTGCCTTGCTGGATATTGTGAGGAAAAATAAAATCGTAAACAAAGAGGTTTCTAAGTACCCGCAAGTGCGCAGGGATTTATCTTTATTGATCGATCAGGCCGTAACTTTCGATACTTTAAAAAGCATTGCTTTCAAAACCGATAAAAAGCTGATCAAAGAGGTTGGTGTGTTTGATGTGTATGTTGGCGATAAATTACCTGAGGGTAAAAAATCGTATGCCTTGAATTTCATTTTGCAGGATGAGGAACAAACCTTAACCGATAAGCAGATCGAAAATACAATGCAGAAACTAATCGCGAATTTAACGGCACAAGCTGGTGCAGAAATTAGGAAATAAAATATAAATTCGTATTTTTAGAAATAAATTCATGACTTCTGTTGCAGATCAATTAGATAAAGTATTACAAAAAACGGCTCAGGTATTAGAGCTATGTAATGCGCTACAGGAAGAAAATGATTTATTAAAGCTTGAAAATCAATCGTTAAAAGTAGCACTCGATACGGCGAAGGGCAAAAATGTAGAACTTGACGAAAAATTAAGGGTTACTAAATTGGCCAAAAGTATAGAGGGAACAAGCGAAAAATCGCTTGACATTAAACAAAAAATTAACGATTTTGTGCGGGAGATTGATAAAAGTATTGCATTATTAAAAAAATAATGGTGCAAAGAAATCAGAAACTAAGCTAAACAAATGGGAGAAATCTCGATTAAAATAACCATTTCCGACCGTATTTATCCGCTAAAGGTGAATATGGAAGAGGAAGAAATTGTGAGACGGGCAGCAAAAATGATCAACGAGCGCATAAAGGATTATCAGGATAATTATGCGGTTAGAGATAAGCAGGATCTTCTTTCTATGGCTGTGTTGCACTATGCAACAGCTGTATTGAGAACAGAAAATAAAGTACAAAGCCAGGATACTGCTGTTGCCGATAAAGTTGAAGAATTGGATGTTTTACTCAGTAATTTCTTTTCAAAATAAGGTTCGTTCTTTCAAAGTATACGTCACTCTGAACTTGTTTCAGAGCCTGTTTAATAAGATCCTGAGCTGTAGCGCAGCGGAAAGCTACGTAGTAAAATCAATTCAGGATGACGCATGCCTTAAATATATTAGCACAAAAATATAGCCGCAGCTAGTTTTTGAGTTTCAAATTTTATAAAACTTAACACTTCAATATCTATAGGGTTAAGAGGGCGTATTTCATCTGCTATGGCACCTGAAAATGGCTTAAACCCTAATTATGCTTAGTTGAGGTTTAAAATGTATGAGACTTTAAAAATTAGTTGCGGTTTTTTTTTTACTTAAAAAACAAAATGGAAATAGTTGAAATATTAGGATACGTATTTGCCGTAATAGCGGGTATAGCTATCGGAGTAGTGGTAGGAAGATTCCTCCTGCGTAACTTGCTTAAACAGCAGGAAGTTGCTGCACAGAACAAAGTGAAGAAGATTTTAAAAGATGCAGAGAACAATGCAGAAATTTTAAAAAAGAATAAACTTTTAGAAGCAAAAGAGAAGTTTTTGCAAATGAAAGCCGAGCATGAACAAGAAGTGAATGCGAAAAACAATAACATTAACCAGCGCGAAAATACCATGAAGCAGAAAGAGCAATCGGTAAATCAGCGTATGGAGAACTTCAATAAAAAAGAGCAGGAACTCGATAAGCATAAAAGCAACCTCGAAAAGCAAACTGAACTGGCTGTTAAAAAACAGGAAGAAGTAGAAGTGCTTAAGAATCAGCATCTAAAACAATTAGAAACCATTGCTGGTCTTTCTGCTGAAGAAGCTAAAGAGCAATTGGTAGAAAATCTGAAACAGGAAGCCCGTACACAAGCAATGATGCAGGTGAAGGATATTGTTGATGAGGCAAAATTAACCGCCAGTAAAGAGGCTAAAAAAGTGGTGATCCAAACCATTCAGCGTACCGCTACTGAAGCTGCAATTGAAAATTCGGTTTCTATTTTCCATATCGAAAGTGATGAGATTAAAGGTCGCGTTATTGGTAGGGAAGGTAGAAATATCCGTGCGCTAGAAGCCGCTACCGGTATTGAGATTATTGTGGATGATACACCAGAGGCAATTATTTTATCAGGTTTCGATCCGGTAAGAAGAGAAATTGCCCGTTTGGCTTTACACCGTTTGGTAACAGATGGTCGTATCCACCCGGCACGTATTGAAGAAATTGTAGCCAAAACCAAAAAACAGATCGAAGATGAGATTGTAGAAATTGGTGAACGTACTGTGATCGATTTAGGTATTCATGGCTTACACCCTGAGTTAATCCGTATGGTTGGCCGTATGCGTTACCGTTCATCTTACGGACAAAACCTGTTACATCACTCTCGTGAGGTAGCTAATTTTTGTGCAACCATGGCAGCAGAGCTTGGCTTAAATGCTAAAATGGCCAAACGTGCAGGATTATTACACGATATTGGTAAAGTGCCAGATGATAACCCTGAATTGCCACACGCCATTTTAGGAATGCAATTGGCCGAAAAATATAAGGAGCATCCTGAAATTTGTAATGCTATTGGTGCCCACCACGATGAAATTGAGATGACTTCGATGATCTCGCCAATCGTTCAGGCTTGTGATGCGATCTCTGGCGCACGCCCGGGTGCACGTCGCGAGGTGGTAGAAAGTTATATTAAACGCCTTAAAGATTTGGAAGAACTGGCTTTATCTTATCCTGGTGTTGAAAAAACCTTTGCTATTCAGGCTGGTAGAGAATTACGTGTGATTGTAGAAAGCGAACGCATTACAGATGCGCAGGCAGAACTTTTAGCTGCTGATATTTCGACCCGTATTCAAACCGAAATGACTTATCCTGGTCAGATTAAGGTTACGGTAATCAGAGAAACCCGTTCAGTAGCATTTGCAAAATAGGTTAAATCGTCATCCTGAACTTGTTTCAGGATCTTAGTAATAG
This genomic interval carries:
- a CDS encoding diacylglyceryl transferase, giving the protein MLLKSESLFPFQFELFGNEYHYHYIFETLAFIIGVRLYYYYKKGIVDPISDENRLWIMLGAMLGALIGSRVIAVLETPEVLHHLSFSVLYQSKTIVGGLLGGLFGVELIKNIIGVNIASGDIYVIPILVALIIGRIGCFSMGIDEPTYGVPTRFFMGVDLGDGILRHPIMLYEIIYLLLLIFLFNRLKHKELINGDRFKLLMVLYFLFRFVIEFIKPYQSLFLNLSSIHWSALFIFIYYYRFIIRISKQILPKQ
- a CDS encoding radical SAM protein, giving the protein MANTRDYIYYDYTKSLCPECLQLCDAKIVFQDAKVFMLKNCRTHGDSKVMIADDVEYYKQIRNYNKQSEMPLKFNTKVHYGCPYDCGLCTDHEQHSCLTVIEVTDRCNLACPTCYAMSSPSYGRHRTLAEIERMMDVVVANEGEPDVVQLSGGEPTVHPEFFKILDLAKTKPIKHLMVNTNGIRIAKDINFVEKLASYMPDFEIYLQFDSFSAEVLTKLRGEDLTEVRRKAIDHLNQFNVSTTLVVTLQNGLNDHEIGDILDYALKQKCVRGVTFQPTQVAGRNDDYNDQQGRITLTEVRRKIYEQYPIFTPQDLIPVPCNPDALCMAYALKIGDEVIPMTHLINPEDLLNNSKNTIVFEHDEKLKEHMLNLFSTGVSVDCAEDTFGELMCCLPRVKSDSLSYDNLFRIIIMNFMDPLDFDVRAVKKSCVHIVSDKYKMVPFETMNIFYRDNKIDLIREKLNMN
- a CDS encoding phenylalanine--tRNA ligase subunit beta, whose protein sequence is MKISYNWLKQFVQIDKTPQELSLILTNVGLEVESVEKVQPVVGGLEGLVIGEVLTCVQHPNADRLRITTVNVGAKENLQIVCGAPNVGAGQKVVVATVGTTVYPLEGEPFKIKESKIRGELSQGMICAEDEIGLGKSHDGIMILAGDTEIGIPAKEHFKMDDDFVFEIGLTPNRADAASHLGVARDLAAYFRSEYEMPDLLAFKTDNENLVIPVEVEDLAACPRYSSLTLSGVTVKESPEWLKDKLKVIGLRPINNVVDITNYVLHGLGQPLHAFDADKITGGKVIVKKVAEGTPFVTLDDVERKLNADDLMICNAEAPMCIAGVFGGKSSGVDASTKNIFLESAYFNSVSVRKTSKRHGLKTDASFRFERGTDPEITVTALKYAALLIKELAGGEISSSVSDIYPSHIKPFEFEVSYSNINKLIGANIPSAEIKHIITALGISATNTSDDTLALRVPSFKVDVTRECDITEEVLRIYGYNNIEIPSKVNASLSYSIKPEKENTHNVIADMLTSNGYAEIMCNSLTKSAYSKNLDEAVFILNPLSSDLNVMRQNLLMPALESVAYNQNRKNADVKFYEFGKTYHLINEQYVERPRLLLLISGAKQSEQWNHNAKPATFYNLKSAVDAIISRLGIASYQSDVLNDENFAYGIKYFRGDKSLVSFGAVSKADRKVADVNAEVFYADFDWAALLDIVRKNKIVNKEVSKYPQVRRDLSLLIDQAVTFDTLKSIAFKTDKKLIKEVGVFDVYVGDKLPEGKKSYALNFILQDEEQTLTDKQIENTMQKLIANLTAQAGAEIRK
- a CDS encoding cell division protein ZapA, whose amino-acid sequence is MGEISIKITISDRIYPLKVNMEEEEIVRRAAKMINERIKDYQDNYAVRDKQDLLSMAVLHYATAVLRTENKVQSQDTAVADKVEELDVLLSNFFSK
- a CDS encoding ribonuclease Y; protein product: MEIVEILGYVFAVIAGIAIGVVVGRFLLRNLLKQQEVAAQNKVKKILKDAENNAEILKKNKLLEAKEKFLQMKAEHEQEVNAKNNNINQRENTMKQKEQSVNQRMENFNKKEQELDKHKSNLEKQTELAVKKQEEVEVLKNQHLKQLETIAGLSAEEAKEQLVENLKQEARTQAMMQVKDIVDEAKLTASKEAKKVVIQTIQRTATEAAIENSVSIFHIESDEIKGRVIGREGRNIRALEAATGIEIIVDDTPEAIILSGFDPVRREIARLALHRLVTDGRIHPARIEEIVAKTKKQIEDEIVEIGERTVIDLGIHGLHPELIRMVGRMRYRSSYGQNLLHHSREVANFCATMAAELGLNAKMAKRAGLLHDIGKVPDDNPELPHAILGMQLAEKYKEHPEICNAIGAHHDEIEMTSMISPIVQACDAISGARPGARREVVESYIKRLKDLEELALSYPGVEKTFAIQAGRELRVIVESERITDAQAELLAADISTRIQTEMTYPGQIKVTVIRETRSVAFAK